TTCCAAAGTTTTCGCTGATAAACCTCTTCCACAACTCTCCAGTTATTGTTTTGAGTGGGATTGAtagtttcatttttattacttcttttcatagtttatttttagttaaaaccatctcattttaatcaatcttcatgcatattttctctttttgtcatttttctcctttaccAGGTGCTTTCTAGTCTTTTGAGCTTAATTGCAGGATTTACCGAAGACTATTTGTTATTGGAGGCTTAGAAGGATGCAAGACTTATGGAGGCATGTGATTTGCTTGTGGACTTGAAGTGGTGCGATTGGGCTTGGTGCTTGCATAAagaagaaatcaatttggatttaatttgtgAGCAAGGATGATGATGAGGCGACGCGGAATCGAGCTACAAGAAAATTTAAGGAGTATTAGATCAATCATTAGAAGGCTTTGGAATGGCACAAATGGACTCTAAAGAGTTATGATTGTGGGCTGAagttgaagaattgaagattgggcTAGAATACATGATTAATGGCCCAAGTCTCACATTCAGCGTGACCCACGCGGTCCGCGTGGACTCATACGCGGTCCGCATGAATTGTTCTGAGCCGATTTCGGGTTTGACGTGTTGACTCTATTTGTGGAAGTTTGGTGGGTGGCTTTTGGCACTTTTTTGAATCCGGAAATCATCTCCCTTTTGCTAGAGATTGGAGCCATTCTTGGGAGGTATCACTTGAATAACATACACCATATTCTCTCTCAAAAAGCcttggaagatttgaagaatttttggaagaGTAGTGTAATTTCCTTCCATCTTACATCTAAGACAATGTTTGGTACCACTAAACTATATTGTTTTTCTTTTACtttggccatgcttggctaaactttcATTTGGTTTATTAGGGTTTGACCCATGGATGATTATTTGCTTTGAAGACTTATTATTACGTTGTGTTTGaagtttatggaaatgttttctagttaaacatcttgctgtgtttgtttatctttgatcatgagcttggatgaatgaatgcttgtttttgttgactaatttcttggttaagtaatggatcttcaaattagtaagcaacaaatggtttatatgtttgttttcatttcatttagaccatggaaatgtttcctccatcatgataatgtaagcatttgattatcttttggacttggtaactcttacaacttaaagctaattgattttcacaagattttatgcttcattgattttgtgacttcaattaaggaaatgtgttaagagctcctctaaccattttaatttctaagAAGAGTTGGGGCAATTTGTGCTTATGAATTGCTATAACCAAGTTAAACCAATTCACAAGTGTTATTCCATTAAGTCTAATGATAATTCAATTATATCATCCATGAGGTGTACCCCAAAATCAACCAATTCTACTTCATTGAATTTAATCTAATCTTTACTTGTTTACTTGTCATATTTTCATTCTAGCTAGTTTTAATTTAGTCAAACAATCAAAAAGAATTaaacctccccccccccccccccattttacttttaattttgtCTTGCAAgtattttacaaagagatttacatagagatttaaattgaaccaatctccgtggatacgatccctttaccactatacactgttttagtgtgtaatatttagggtttttaattttattggtCTCGAAAACCACCAGGGATCTTGGAGATAAAATACTTGTTTAGCTCGTGTGGCTAAGATGTATTGTTGATCATCATATCACGTTTTACCGACTTACCATTCATGACTGGTATTGATaagaatcatattatttatagTCTTTAAACGTCCATTACGTAATGACGCATTGAACCATTTACCACGAAAGGTTACaattgatttattatataaataatgcaACTCTATGATCTCATCTAATTGACCATAAAATGGTGTACCGTCTTCTCCGAATGTAACAACACCACTATTTTGAGTAGTGCGTTGGAGATCATGACTATTCACGACAAATCAGACATCATTTACTATGCACGCGGTGTAAGAATATGCACGCAACGGAACATATGTCAACTCCTTTAATTCGTCAGTACAATCCGAAGGCATATCTTTTTGGATATAATAAATCTGTAAGGAAATATAAGATTATATGTTTAAGTAATCAATTAGTTTTAcgttataaatatataatatacttACCTTTTCTTTGAACCATGAAGGAAATTCCTTTTTGATATCACTTTCAGGCAATTCTAATTTGAATTCACTGAATATGGGACAAAATAATTAGAATAGTTAAAACACTATCGAAAAGGTAGTTAATAGATCAGAAACTTACGATTTGTAGCTTCTCATCTAATCCTCATCGCAATTGTTTAGTACAAACCAATGCAATGATTTGTTGGCCTCTTTACAAAGCTCAACGATTTTCTTAGCCGACATTGTTCGACATTGTGATGAGAACACAAAAATTTGCCTTTTTGTAAGGTCGGGATCATCATTTCTATCAACACGGTTAAATTTAGTTTGCATACTCTCAAGATACATAGAGCAGAATGTTAATGCTTCGTATGCAACATAACCCTTTGCTATTGAACCTTCTGGTTTGGCTTTGTTTCTGACATAATTTTTAAGTTTTTTCATATATCTTTCAAAAGGATACATCCATCTCATGTGTACAGGCCCTCCAAGAATGTCTTCATCAGGTAAatgaagaataagatgaatcaTTATGTCGAAAAATACTGGAGGATATATAAACTCAAGATTGCATAAGATCTTCACCACTTCTGTTATAGCATTTCTCATGTTGTTAACATCCAATGACCGTGcataaatttttttaaagaatGTACACAGgtgaatgatttttctagaaACATTTGGTGGGAGACATGCTCGAACTCCTATAGGTAGCAATCGTTGCATGAGGATGTGATGATCGTGAGACTTCAGCCTAACCAAATTTGATTAAGTATCATTAACCTTCTTCTTAAAGTTCGATCCAAAACCATCAGGTAGTCTCACTCCTTTAATGAATTGACAAAAACGCTGTCGATCAATTGGTTTGAAAGAGTAAGAAGCATGTGGGAGTATTTCTTTCTTCTTGTTTTCATCCTTGTTGTGTTTCTTCATCTTCTTGACTTTCTATTTTGGCCATTGATCTGGTCTAATGCCCAAATTTTTCAAGTCAATTCttgcttcttttttcttttttcttttatcttTCATCAGTGTAGTATTCAACACACTCTCATTCACATTCTTTGAAACATGCATAACATCGAAATTGTGTCTTAGGTCGAGGGAAGACCAATAATCAAGCTCAAAGAAGATACTATGTTTCGTCCAATTTAACTCTCTCTTTTTTCTTTCATCGTCACACTTTCTTTTTTTGCACCCATAATCAGGACGTTTCCCTAGAATTCGATCAGAGAGATAATTTACTTGCTTTAATATAGTTGCATTACTGAATCGTCTAGGACGCGGTCTTGTATCAGGTTGACCATCAAACAATAGACTCTCCCTCCAACTATGGTTTATATTCAAGAATCGTCTATGACCAACATAAGACATCTTGTTGGTCACATAAATGGAAGATGTGTCTTCGTTAAAAGTAGGGCATGCTAAATAACCTTGACCACTCCATCCAGACAGACTGCTATGTGTTGGGAAATCATTGATAGTCCATAACAACATCACACACATATTGAATACAGTGTTGGTTGATGCATCTCTCATTTGGACTTCTTCGACCCACAACATTTTCAACTCATCCACTAAAGGCCTCAAGTCAACATAAATGTCCTTTGCGGGTGATCTAGGGCCAGGAATCAACAAAGTTAGCATGACAGAAGACTCTTTCATACATATACATGGTGGTGTATTGTAGGTAGTCAATATAAATGGCCAAATACTATAATTGTTATTAAAGTTGCCGAATGGATTAAAGCTGTCAGCAACAAAACCTAGACGAACATTTCTAGGTTCATTGGCAAACTCTGGATATCtcttatcaaattcttgccaAGACTTCCCATCTACCGGATGATACATCATACCATCCGGTGATCTTCCAGTATTATGCCAAATCATATCTTTAGCCGTGAATCTGGAAATATACATCCGTCGAAGTCTTGGAGTCAAAGGAAAGTACAACAACACTTTATGTGTTACTCGCTTCCCCTTTGTGGTTGTGTCCACCTATCTACTCTCGTTACAAATCGGGCAATTCTGCATGGAATCATTCTCCTTCCAAAACAAAGCACAATCATATTTGCAAGCATGGATGGACTCATATCCTAACCCTATCTTTCTCAACTTTTTCTTAGCTTCATAGTGTGAAGTTGGAATCTTGCTCTTCGGGAAAGCAACTCTTAGCAACTCTACAAGTTGGTAAAATGAACTATTTGTCCACTTATTGATCACTTTAAGATGCaacaacttttccaaaaagtttaaAGAAGACATCTCACAATCAGGGTATAACAGTATTGAGCTCCTCAAACAAAGCATCAAATTATGAGTCAATGCCTCGTCCTTCATCATGTAGATTTTCTTCATTTGTATTTTGTTCCGCCATAACACCATCAATTACATCAAACATCTCATTAGTTGTTGGAATGTTTATTGGAGTCGAATTGTAGCCTAAATCCGAAACAGAATGCTTCTCACCGTGATAAATCCATATAGTATACGATTTTAGAAACCCATGGTCATGTATATGGGCATAAACCGTACTCAAAAACTATCGATACATATTCACACACTTTACGTACGGACAACACACTTTGTCTTCAGAGTcaacatgtttcctagcaatctccGTAAAGTTTTTAAGACCTTCCACGAATTTTGGAGACGTTCAGTTTTCACGAATTCAACTCTTATCGATCGTCATTACCGTGTCATTATTAAAATTAGATTGTATACATAGTTACAATAAACgtacttttattagtttaaatatttttatattttgtttactTTCAATAAACatacttttattattttaaatatttttatattttgttttatgttgCTACTAGTAACGTTTGTTcttaattaaaaacattttaacTTAAAAATTAGATTGTATACATAGTTATATTGTATGACTTTTTGTTTGAGAAAAAACGGacaaaatgttatttttttttcaattacatCGTTGtacttttaatattttttttatagtatcatacttttAATAACAACGtgattttattattttgttttatgttcTAACTttcaaataaaaatgaaaataaaatacttcaataaacaagataaaaaaAGTATGTTTCTATTAATAAATTTTgtagtttaaatattttttacttaATAAACTTTACTCTTAATAAACatacttttattagtttaaatatttttatattttggttTACGTTGCTATTAGTAACGTTTGTTTTTAATGACAAAGATTTGAACTTAAAAATTAGATTGTATACATAGTTAAATGATATGACTTTTTGTTTGAGAAAAAAATGGAcggaatattattttgttttttttttttcaattacaacattgtacttttaatatatatacattttactttttttcaattatagaaaaaaaactcTTATCAGTAGTCATTAGATTGTATTTATagtatatatacatttttttttcaattacatcattatacttttaatactatttaattttttttgcttttttataGCACCATACTTTTAATAACAATGtgattttattattttgttttatgttataactTTCAAacagaaatgaaaataaaatactttaataaaCAAGATaataaaagtatgttgttattaataACTTTTGTTTGAGGAAAAAACGGgcggattattattattattttttttaatatatatacattttgtttttttttacataCAGAAAAAACTCTTATCAAATGTCATTATATTGtatttatagtatatatatatatatatatatatatatatatatatatatatatatattattatttttttttcaattacaacattgtacttttattcacttaagctaataaactaaacaaataacacaaccatacatattttatattttatacataAAATTTCATACAAACCTAAACAAAGATCACAATCATACATATTTCACAATCATACAAAATTTCGATTTTATATAAACCTAAACAAGTAAACTAACATTGTATACAtacaatttcaatttcatatgAACCTAAACAAATttgaatttcatataatattttaaccACAATTTCATATGACCTAAACAAATTTGAATTTCATACAATTTCAATTTCGTATAAACCAAAACAAACATACAATATACATATACCAAACAAAAAACAACAATCATACATATACCAAACAACACAATTCTATAATTAAAAGAGGATCaatatcaatttcaatttcatgaaaacttatgcatatatataatttcaatttcaataaaaattacaaaaaaaaaaaaaaaaaaaaactaacctgTGTTTGTTCTTCTTGCTGTGATGGGGATTACCCTTGTCAAAATCGATGGTGATCCTCcggtggtggttggtggtcaccgaagataaaaaaaaaatcagaaaaaaaaacacCAAAAGTGATTGTTCGAAATCGATGTTGTGTTCCTGCAATAAAATACGAAGGGTGGTGAATGAGATAACCTGGAACGATGGGCGTCGTTGAACAACTCGCGGTGGGGAAGCTTCAGGCGGCGGAAGACGGACAGGGGTGCTTCACCACCGGTGAAAGCCTCTAAACACCAAAAAAAAACCCCAAATTAGGGGTAAAAATCATTAGCACACATCAATATTCAATGAAATAGGAGTAGAAAAGGTTTACTTGGGACTAATCGCCAGCTAGTGCCGTTGGAATCAGCTTTTCGTCGGAGAGAAAGAGTTTGTTGCGTCGTTGTGCAAATGAACGAAGGTTGCCCGTATTCTTTAGGGTAAACCCCTATGCCGatgacatgtcgtcggtatagggtCAAATAAACGTTGCCGTTTTGCTTTTtgctgaaacaaaaaaaaaattaaaaaactatgGTGACGACAAGTCGTCGGGATAGCCCTGTGATGCGGATCGCCACATGTCATGCCGACGACAAGTTGTCGGTATAGCATACACAAAACAACGTCATTTTGTTTTTCTGACatatgaattaaaaataaatggatcgaaaatatatttttttgatacCTATACCAACAACATGTCGTATGTATAGAATTTTAGCATACCGCCAATATTTTTGTTGTTCTTGCCACACTTTTGCCGACGACTTGTCGTCAGAATAGAGGTCTGGGTCAAAGTAAATTGGTCAAAGTTCGCAAGAGGTATGACGACGACTAGTCGTCGGGGTAAGGCTACTTTTAGCGACGTCAATTCGGGACAAGTGTCGTCTGCATTGGTCCGTATTAAGATATATAGAATATACGAAGAAAAATAGGATATTTGATTTATATTAATTAACAAGTATTTGTGTAACATAGATTACAAGGACCGGAATACAATAATTACATAAATATACATATGGACATGCAGATAGCTGTGCTTTGTGTGTTTCGTTCACGTTATAACTTATAAAAGGCATGCATACGTTATAACTTATAAAAGGCATGCATAAACCGGAGATCTAAGCAGTTGGATACGATGAATCCATAGCTATTCCACATAGACCTTCTTTGGCACTAACATCTCTTTGCATCATTATGTATCCACTATCCCCCCAGCTGGCACCCCACGAATTTTTTACCAACCAGTACTTCATTCCATCATCGGTCACTCCATATCCAACTGCTGTAACACCATGGTCAAGATCAGTTCCACAATCCCCAGTAAACACGCCACCTGAATAGAACTGGAAACCCATGCCACTGGCGTCAATGGAAACTGATATGGGTTGATTGGCGACTGCCTGTAACAATGCGGATTCACTGTTGGCTGGCACTTTTTCATACCCAGtaatggtggcagcatggacagcttCTTCCTTGGTGTTGCAGGTTCCATCTGCTGCCTGATATGGGTAAGCCACCTCGGTGTTGATGCCTTTGTTTTTAACGATAAACTCAAAGCCATCTTCCATCTCCCCACCATCGCATCCTTGATCTACACCACTCCTGTCACAGTCCACTAGCTCTTGCTCAGACAGTGAAATTAGTTTTCCAGTTGTCAGCTGAGTAATTCCTTCCGTTGCAGCGATTGTTGAAAATGCCCAACAGCTTCCTATAGAATAAAAAACACTAAACTATATATAACCACGATATTTACGTATTGCCAATAGTGTAGAAAtcagttttttttatgtttttgttgtTTCATTATCAACGTACCACATTGGCCTTGATCTTTAACTGGGGTAACAGCTCCTTTCTTTCTCCAATCCATGCTAGGTGGCACGGCAGTCACGTTTTCATACCTAAAAGGTGGTGTTCTTGCTGATCTTTTGTTTGATGAAAACTTATATCCATTACGAGCGGCTTTGAACTCTTCATTCGTTTGGTCTGCAAATTTGTTAATCGCTACTTTGTAAGGCTGGTTTTCAGCAGTATTGAAGGATTCGATGAATTCTACGTTGTCCTTGAATACGTTGAAGCGCATTTTCTTCTCTGCGTCATCCTGGTACACACGTCCATAGCGTAGCATCCACAGCTCATGTCTCTCAGAGATGGATACATCACTTAACATTCGGCACGTAACTCCTGAAGACCACATCCCTACAACAAGAAGAAAGGCGATAAGATGCATTATTTTGAGAGACGAAAGGCCCATTGGTTACACGTTTGATGCCTTTCTGATTGTCTTTGAAGAGCCAACTGTTTTAGGTTTTTGAGTTGGTGCATGGCTTTCGGTGCATGATTTATATAGGAGGAGATTCTGGTTTATTAAACATTTTCTTTGGCGTGGAGGAGGCAACTAATATGATGCAACTCAAAAAGCATCTGTTTTTTTAGTTGACTGCAACGGAAATGTACATGCTCCGACAAGTATGTCTAACGTAGACGAACAGACGATACATATATATTTAAGAAAACTATTGTGTTTTTATGcaaatttttttaaaacttaCCAACGTTATGTTTTATTTATCTGCTCTACCTTCGAAACGACGGCTATCGGCCGGCTTCAGTTTCCCTCTAGTTTCCCTGTGATCATCTTTTGATTTTGGATATTGATGCATGCCTTAAAACTATATTCATATATATTAACTCCCACCAAACAAAAATTACTTCCCTACCGCTCCCCACACTTTATTATTATTAACGAGAAGGGATAATCTAccttattttaaattgattttgTTTCCTTTGGTATTTCCTTGTTTATttgtatttatacatatataattcttCGTAAAATTATCAATAAAAACTAGCGGTTAGTATCTCTCATATGGCATCAGCCTAGAAAGATCCATCCATTTTCACAAAAACACTACCCTTGCCTCCCTTTATTCTCCTCGCCTTCTCTGTTTGTCGATCTCAATGGCTACTCAATGACAACTCGTCTTTCTATGCTAAGTTGTTAACTATTAGACTTTCATCCTCCAACTATCTTGTATGGAGAAATCAAATTTATCCCTTTCTCTCTCATCAAAAACTTCTACATCACATTGATGGTTCATCTTCCCCCTCCCATGCTCTTGAAGACAAGGAATCTCCCAATCATGGATAGTCATTATGGTTTAAAAAAGAAACAATTATGCATCTTATTCAATCCTATTTAATAGAGGAAGCCATGGCTGAGATTATTGGCATTAAACCTATCGAGACCTATGGACAACCCTTGAACGTGCATACAATCAAAACTCTATTGAAACTCTATGAAACTcagttttgaaatattttaatataatacgATATGCTTATTTTATGCGTAAATTACATGTTTGGTGCCTACTTTCAATTAACTTGGACCGTTCTTTATATCATAAAAATATACACACTTCGTCCTGGGATACGTTAATagacctaaaaatactattttttttttcttatctatATCTTTTCGtgattttttttctatattttttattattgataaaaattttaaaaaagaaaagggGGTCCACTACCACAATCTCTTAATCTCTACCCTAATATCACCTACACCACCATTTCATCTTCCATTTCTCTTAATCTCTACCCTAATATCACCTACACCACCATTTCATCTTCCATTTCTCTTAATCTCTACCCTAATATCACCTACACCACCATTTCATCTTCCATTTCTGTAGAGTTGTTGAGCTAGAGAGAAAGGGCCACCATCGACGAAGCAACCATCACCACAAACCACCGCTTCTGATATATCTGTCCTCCTTTCCTCTGGTTAGCATCGGACCTCCACTCCAACCAACACACTTCACATGCACGCCGCCATCGACATCTATACACCATCATAACCATCTTCACCCTCACCATCACCGACATAAAAGGAAGAGCATATATGTGTCTATTTTCGATATTGCAAAccataatttgattaagcaaAAGTCTCGGACTTCAAGGGATAAAATTTAGACATTTATTAGATGTTGATAATGTTGGTTAAACAATTTTTGCCTCTGATTATGTATTGGAGCTAAAAGGGGTAAAGTGGGTAAAAGTGATAGTTTTGACTTTTGTATGTATTAATGAATTACGTTATGTATTCATCAAGTCAAAAGTGATTATATAGAATTATCAGGCTTGTTAATACAtttgtgtgcatataaagaacaatgAAAATGAGTTTAGAACGAAGAATTTATGATAACTTGAAGTTAGAATGGAATCTAAGAAATGCATCTCCATGGCGTGGTAAGAAGGTTATCACATGCAAGATGAGCTATGTAACCGATTCCCAAAAGATTAGGTTTCCCCCTTATTTGAAGGCCCAATCTTCATGTGTTAATTCATTTTCAACCTCCATCATGTCAAAAAGCTCCTTGggagcaaaccctagcctcctttttCATAAATTGAGCTCCCCCTCTCTCCTCTCATCCATGTTCTTGTATTTTTATGAATTTAGAGTGTTGTATTCTTGAATGACTTGGTTTTTAGGCTTTA
The genomic region above belongs to Lactuca sativa cultivar Salinas chromosome 4, Lsat_Salinas_v11, whole genome shotgun sequence and contains:
- the LOC111885538 gene encoding senescence-specific cysteine protease SAG39; its protein translation is MGLSSLKIMHLIAFLLVVGMWSSGVTCRMLSDVSISERHELWMLRYGRVYQDDAEKKMRFNVFKDNVEFIESFNTAENQPYKVAINKFADQTNEEFKAARNGYKFSSNKRSARTPPFRYENVTAVPPSMDWRKKGAVTPVKDQGQCGSCWAFSTIAATEGITQLTTGKLISLSEQELVDCDRSGVDQGCDGGEMEDGFEFIVKNKGINTEVAYPYQAADGTCNTKEEAVHAATITGYEKVPANSESALLQAVANQPISVSIDASGMGFQFYSGGVFTGDCGTDLDHGVTAVGYGVTDDGMKYWLVKNSWGASWGDSGYIMMQRDVSAKEGLCGIAMDSSYPTA